The Penaeus monodon isolate SGIC_2016 chromosome 1, NSTDA_Pmon_1, whole genome shotgun sequence DNA window TTTTTCAGTAGGAAAAGATTATAGATAAGTGTTACAACATTGATATTTAAAAAACCTTGAATTTGTATCTCTACAAGTGTAAAGTGATTCTGGATATATAAAAACAGGCTGATGAATTTTGTGTAGAATAAACATAGTAACAGATATGAGGCAGTTAAAGCAGTTGATTTATTATTGCAGAAATActttaaatgtgtatacatatatatatatatatatatatatatataatatatatatatatatatatatataatatatatattatatatatatttatatatatatttatatatatatatttatatatatatatttatatatatatatttatatatatatatatatatttatatattttgaacttTATGGTACTTTGTGGTACTGTGGAATGTACATTTAACttccataataattaatattaattaattctaTATGTAATCaagttatgaattatatattttcaactcCAGTAAATGTTTTATAATTTGACAGTTAGGCGTTTACCAGTTTCATTGATTTCCATTTACATGTACAATAATTGAAAAATGGGTTGGTGACTAGATGTTTCTTAGCGCATACAGCTGTGGTATGCCAGTGGCTAACTGTTGACATTTAGGCTGAGATTGTGGGAATAAAAACAATTGTGAAGTcacttagatacacacacacccagttACACACCATATTAGATGTGTAGTGTTTTAagatattaaaattgttatttcagTTTAACCAAGGAATGTGAGAACACTTCTGTTACTGAGGAGACAAGCTTTGCATCTTGCCTAACTGAGGAGACAAGCACCCTCTCAGAATGCTGTGTCCTGCCTTCTCAAAATGTGACCCCGGCCAGTGAAGCCTCGCGTGCTCCAGCCAGGGAACACCAGGCAGATCTATTGTCAAATTCCGGTAAGCAAGTTTCAGGCTTCGTTtgatatttcatttgttttaccTAAGTTGGTTTATCTCTGgttgttatgtattattgtttgtaaaggttgttgataattttttgtttgtcagATCATTATAGTGTGAAGATAAGAGGGCAGTTTGGTCTTATATTACATGGATTATTATGTTTCTGTGGACAGTATATAAACACATgagttgggtaaaaaaaaaaaaactagggtgTCGGAAATCACACAATGAAAACTGGTATTTGGATTTTTACTGTTGAATTTTATGACGACTGtcttagggattttttttcttttcttgtcctgGCCTCCAAGAAAACAGGTTTGATTAAGAATTGTACATTTTGATTTGGTGTATGCAAAGCTTTGCAGAGCCTGTGAGAACTCTAAAGGCAAAGGTGCAGTGTTTTCTATAGAGTATGTGAGAGCGAGAGTTTGGTGCTCTACAAGGAATAGTTAAAGGTGAGAAGAGTTAAAAAGGTTTGAAATGAGCCAGCAGGTTATGTTGTAGATTAGGTTACATTTCGGGGACAGTGTGATATTTCTGATAGCGGTGATGCGATCTGTAGGTATCCTGTCGCTGAGTGAAATGTTAAAAAGAGACATTTACAAGAACAGCACCAAAAATATAGACTAATACTTGGTATAATAAGCTTCATGAAAAGAACTTCGGAATGTTGTGTGTAGAAGTGCTGTCCTCTCTGTAATCAGAGATCAAACCTGGAAGACTGTAGCATGTCCTTTTTTGCAAGTGATGCCTGCTGAAAATGTTGATTATTGAGCAAGAATGCTGATATTGCTACCGAATGCAAGCAAAAAAATTCCATAAATGAGGTAGACTAAGATGTGTGGTGTATTcacatgcgtgcatgtgtgtatgtttgtttatgtttgctttTATGGATactgaaaacatacacacatactgacaTACACATTCAATTTATGACTACAATCATGTGTGATTTGATAGTCTTCTGTAAGATTGAAATCTTAATTAGGCCGTACTCaagttctttgtctttctttgtgtatgtctAAGATTACTAAGCAACTTTattgtataaaagatatgaatgagaatgaatatcttctcaatacaagaattgtatttgaccagtttcgattatatctttgtcagaagatataatcgaaactggtcaaatgcatcttgtattgtgaagatattcattctcattcataccttttacacatttgtcaacatgaatatgaacTTTATGTTAAAGACAAGGATCTGAaaagtatatagaaaatatatagaaaactatgttatgtcagtcagtcagtatatatatatatgtgcgtgtgtgcgtgtatgtatgtatgtatgtatgtatgtatgtatgtacgtatgtatgtacatatgtatgtacatatgtatgtacatatgtatgaatgtatgtgtatgtgtatgtgtatgtgtgtgtatatatatatatatatatatatatatatatatatatataatatatatatatatatttatatatattatatatataatataatatataatatatatatatatatatatatatatatatatatatatatataatatatatatatatatatatatacaatataatatatatatatatataatatatatatatatatatgtgttatatatatattgtgttgtatatatatatgtgtataatatatatatatatagtgtatatatatatatatgttatattatatatatttatatataataattatatatatatatatatattatataatatattatatatatataatatattatatatatatatataaattattatatatattagttatatattatatatattgtatatatatatatatatgtatatatatatatgtattatatatatataattatgtattatatatatatatatattatatatatatatatatattatatatatatatatagtatatatatatatatatatatatatatatatatatatatatatataattatatatgtatattttatatatatatatattatatatatatatgtatatatattatatatgtaattatataatatatatattatataatatatatattatattatattatattatatatatgtatatatatgtatatatatatatatatatatagatatatatatatatatataatatatatatatagtatatatatatatatatatatatatatatatatatatatatatatatatatatatatatatatatatataaacgtgtgtgttgtctatacatatatatatgtatatatatttatgtgtatatttaaagtCATATTCAACCTTTTGTTTTTAACTAAAATACACTGTATGTTGTATTTCccagtctgtttatttatttatttatttattattattattatttttttttttttttttttttttttaaggtttaggaTAGTATGTGTGGATATAATGTTGAATGTCCAGATATATACCAGGTTATTAGCATGGaaatgtctttatattttttgtgtatggtcAGCCATGCAAAAAtgcctttccattttctttagatATGCAGATCAAGTTTTGGTGATTTAAACCTGCTCTCAATAGATTTCATACTACTTTGAGTATCACTGAGCTACTCATGATTAACTTTATTTAGCTGCCCTTTCTTAACTTTCCTGTAAAaaagcacaggcacacacacacacacacacacacacacacacacacacacacacacacacacacacacacacacacacacatacacacacatacacacacatacacacacatacacacacacacacacacacacacacacacacacacacacacacacacacacacacacacacacacacacacacacacacacacacacacatatatatatacatacatacatacatacatacatacatgcatacattcatgcatgcatgcatgcatgcatgcatacatacatacatacatacatacatacatacatacatacatacatacacatacacacatacacatacacagaacacagtaatgtatatattattgcatcAGACACAGAAACCTTTACAGCTTTTATATACAGATTGTAGATGAATGCAGATCCACATAACACATTTGCCTAGAAAGTCAGCTGTAAGCTATTTAACACAGATTGTATTTCttctttatgttattttataattctGCGTAAAACAGTGGCCAGTGATTTAATtccttctgttttatatttttttttgtttttggtttaatttcttttctttaagataTTGGTGCAAGACCTGTTGCTGAAATGGTAGTCTTTTTATGTCAGATGAATGTACTGCAAACTTCAAAGTCGAAACAAGGACAGGTCTCGcagaaatttcttttttgttcatgtgaatcacagtttttttttttctttctttttgcttgcaAGTAATAAagctttataataataaaatttgtccATTTGCAGTGTCTGACTCAGTCGCTCTGAACATTACCCAAAATGGTGTTAAAAAAGGTATTCTTAAAAGGTTtcatgttttgatttttgttttgtttagatgAATGCACTTTACCTCCCCTTAAAAACTGACAACAGAGCATACTGATGGCTAGACTACTCTGTGAAGACCTCATACATGCCCTAACAGTGTAGAAGTATTAAAACTTGCTTGATTCAGTGTTTTGAGTAGAAGTTAGTGTTGAGAaggcctacatatatacatgtatattgtactTCGACAAGTAGTTCTTACCATCTTTGTTACATGAATGAAATTCTTAGTgtgaactagatttattggataTACCAGAGAACAACCTTGATAGCATATTGTTTTAGTAATGGTATTTAAATCAGATAATGATTAAATTGATAGAAAATCATACCGGTACCACTAAAAAAGTGAATTAGATAGTTTTTTGGGGAGGAATAGATTTTTTCATAAATTGTGTCTGATTTACTgacaaatgtaatttttttttttttttttagttcaaatGCAACTTGGTTGTACTTTCATATTTGTAGCAGATATCACCTGATAGGAAATTAAGATATCCCATTAAGGTTTGTGAGTGTGAATAATACTTTATCTTATCACTGGGGTTAAAACATGACATGCATAATTATTGTATCAGTGATCATACTACTCTTGTACTGAATGCATAACATTGTGTCAATTTGTTTGTGAATATTATAACAACTGTCTTGAAGTACTAGAAATTTGGACTTATTTGTGCATGGTCTTTTGACTAACACTGTCTAAACAGAATGTTATTCCTTAACTGTGATAGCAAAGATTTCAAAATTGCAGGGCGTAAGTATTGTGTctcatatattactttttatctaGAGTTGATAATGAAACAAGCACTTGTGGCCTATTGTCCTTTGTTTTGTATCAGTGCCAGTCCACAAGTCTGTCCAGGATGTCATTTTTCAAATGCTGTGTGACATGCAACGTTAAGTCGTACTCTTCCTTCACAGACTCCGAATACGAGAGTGCAGAGGAACTTGACACTCCTGCAGGTTCAGCAGCTGTTGTGGAAGAACCTCCATCTACAAGTTCCAACGTTGCTGCAAATCAAACCCAGAGCTCGGAACAGGAGCTTGGATTACCAGTGCCACTAGGAGGTAATGAGGAAACCAGAAATACTGAGGTAATTCAGAATTCTGTGGCCAAGGAAACAGAATCTCAAGTAATTCAGGAAACAGTAACTGGTCTCTCAGAATCTGATTCAAAAGACATAGCAAACACTGTCAGTGACTCTTTGGTAACCGTAACTAAGAGTGAAATTATTGAAGAATCTATTCAAGTTCTATCAGATGCTGGTAGTAAGATTGATGTCACTGAACCTGTGAAAGGTGAAACACGTATAATCACTACTCAGACAGTTGAAACAAATGGTAATTTAAGTGAAGTACATGCAAAACTCTCTACTACCACTGAAAACTCTCTacacagaaatacagaaaaggaaaatatttgtaatggtgatgataactgcAGTAAGGAAATTACAGATAATCTTCATATTAGTTGTCCAGTAACTGACAACCAAAATAATTCAAACCTTATTAGCGAGCCAGTCAATGAAAAGGGTGTGAAGGTAGAGActaacacagaaaacacacagaaaacagaaagaaattcaAGCCCTCTTCCACCACCAGAAATAGCTGGAGATACAGAGGATATTCCGATTCCTCCGAAGAAAGCATACAACCTTGATTTTCTTGATAATTTAGAAGATCCAAATTTCAACCCCTTTGCTACAAAGACTGTGGTCAGAAACACTCCACCACCGAGCCCAGAACCTAATCGCAAGCCATTGAAACCAGctgtaacaaagaaaaaacaagtgcTAGGAAATGGCAAAGCAGAGATAGCAAAGAAGGAAACACAGGCTAAAGAGGTAGAGAAATCAGAAAAGGAACAAACAGCAACAGAAagcaaaaaagattaaaagaagtTGCTTCAAGTAGAGAGGCCTGAAATAGTAGCATCatcagaagagaaggaagaggaaaaagccaATAAGCAGGGGCAACTCCTAGAAATATCTATTGACGACGCGCCTAAGACCGTATGTAAACCTCCCAGGAATCTAGGCAAGAGACCACAGCCAAAGGCTAGGGTAAAGAAGTCAATTGAAAAGAACAACAatactgttatcaataataatatcactgaGACAGAAGTGAAATCAGAACCAGAAGAAGATTTGCCAATACCACCTTCAAAAGGCTACAACTTAGACTTCTTAGATAATTTAGATGATCCAAATTTCAATCCTTTTGCAACAAAAACTTCAGTATCAAACTCTCCTCCAAAAGAGGGATTTGTGGCACCAGCTGATAAAGAAGGGGACATCAAGCCTAAAGCAAAAGTTGTCACCCCAAAGAAGTCTCCTGCAAAGAAGGGATTCTCAGTGATAAAGAAAGGACCCAAGAAACCGGCAGATGAGGTAGACTCCTCGAAAAAGGAAGCAAGTCAGGCCACTCCGACTCCAACTGCAGAGGCTGAAAGTCAGGAGGACCTCCCTGCAGTACCAAATAAGGGGTATAACCTTGATTTCCTTGATGATCCTAACTTTGACCCCTTCAAGACAAGGTCAGGTTTTGAAAGCAAGTCATCATCAACTGCTCAGAATCTTGACACACCTAGCAACAAACCTGAAGACACTAAAAGTCCTGTGCCAGTGTTAGAAAAAGAAGACCACAGTTCAGAAGGAGCTCAAGTcactgaggaaaaagaaaagagtgcaGACCAACAGCCTAAAAGATTAGATGCAGATGGTAGCGATGGTATCTCAGTAAATGCATCAAGTGAGAATCAGAATAAGGAAATATTAGAGGAAAAGGCAGAGCCAAAAAGTGAAACTAGTATTGAAGATCAGCCAGCAAATGTAGAGCCCAAGTTATCAGAACTTGATTCTCACTCTGTAAAGGAAAATACTTCAGTTCCTGTTACTGAAGAAAAGCCCCAGAATTTAGAAAAAGTAAAACCTCAATCTTCTGAAGAAAAGACTTTAGATGTAAAATCTCAAGTTTTGGAAGAAAAGACTGAGGttgcaaaggaaaaggagaaccTCCAGGTTGCAACAGAAGTAGTCCAGGTTGTGGAAAACAAAGCCAAAGTTGCAGAAGTTAAGCCTCAGGTTGCAGTTGTAAAGCCCCAGGTTGTTGAAGTTAAACCTCTTGTTGTGGAAGCAGATCATTCTGTGGATAAAGGAACTCTGCCCCAAAAAGAACATTTGCCATCTGCAGATACTACTTGTGATACACTAGATTCTGCCAGTAAAACAGAAGAAACTACAGTAGTTGGAGGGTCTACAGAAGTAGAGAAGGAAGTAGGAAATACATTAGTAAGACAAGAAATAAACACTGAAAGTGAATCAGTAGCTTTTGAAGAAGCAAGTCTCCCAAAAGTTCCTTCCATTGGAAGAATAGGCCAACTTGACAGCTTAGAGTTTGCACAGTTACTTGGCAATGAAGCAAGCCGTCTTGCTGAGGAGTTTATGAACTGCTCTTGTGACTCTGGGTTGCCAGATTCGGATGACAGTAATTCTGTAAAGTGTACAAGTTCTGCTTCCGACATGGATCCTAGCAAGGCAGCACACTATAGTGGAGCACACCTTGATGAGAGTGTTAACCCATTCATGAAGAGTTCAAGGTTACCAAGATCTCCACCCTTAGGGAAGAGAGGTGCTGTGTGCGGTGCAGAGAGTGGAGATTCTTCAGAGATGATGGACCCTTTCAAGCCTAGAAGAGCATTAAGAAGAGAAGAGGTGTTGGGAGAAGATCGACAGGTATGTTAAAAAATGAGCTGAATTGATGGTACCCTTAATACTGTTTTGAGTGTTATTTGTTGACAAGTTTACAAGTAGGTGTGACTACGTTGTTTATGGCAATATAGGAAGCTTGTTTATTTTccagttatatctatattttgatcCTTATTTTGTAAATGAGAGCCATGCTTTTACATTTactcttaacttttttttctctctctctttttttttttttttattaaagaagttGGAAAAGAAtactaaagaaaattattttccttttatgaatACAGGATACTTTAAGTCTTGACGAAGATTCTGGGATAGTGATGCCAACACGTTCTGATTTGGAGGTAGAGGTGAACCATAGCGAAGCAGGACCTGAGATTGCTACAGGATTAACCTCCAGTGACCTCAGATGTGCATCACAGTGTAAGTACCATTTGTATACCGGTATTTTGTGTTGCTTAAGGTATGCGTTTTGCAGAAGTCTGTCGTAAAGGTCTTTCCCTGAGTGAAGCTATGATGCCTGCCAAgtttcatttttacatttgtattttttcagcATGGAGATGAAATAGAATATTGGCAATCAATAATGTCTTATTTGTTAAGGCTTTTACAGAGTAGTTCTTGGCAATCAGAGCCTATTTTGCCTCTCCCTTGTCTACCTCCAGATTAGTTTTGCCACAGACACATGCAGTTAGTGATTACTCTTATGTGTAGTAGAGCCTCATTGTTATATACAGTCCATAACAACATACTGCACACCCAGTTGATAGCAGAAGTGTCTGATCTTGGTGAAGTGATAGGTAAATTgatagattttttgttttataaaagtaCGTTCGCAGTTAACACATGTTAATTATTACTGAGGTTATAGTTAGGCATTTCCTAGGTGATTTGGGCAATGTGAAGTAAGCTGTGTAGGGTTTATTCGgctgaaatcatgataaaatttttaatgtaatttcatTCTGAATTAATACAATTTATTCCTATTGTTCAGCTGAAGCTTGTCATGATAACAATGAGGTTTTACTGGGTGTGAtaatgtgtatgttggtgtgtgcaaacagttacatagtatatacacacacttgcctAAGAATtttgctttacaaaaaaaaaaaaaaaaaaaaatcaacaaagtgCTTATTTAAAGATTACTATATGggttgtacacacacatgtgctacACTGCCATTAGAGATGATTTTGAATCATTTCATATGAAGACATTATCTGGTAATGTGATTTGCATATTGTATGTTCCAttacttcataataatatatgtatatatttttttttttgtcacacatacacttacaaatatctgcacaaacatacacatatacatatacagtacatatacatacacataagcatacatgTGCACTTATGCtgcatatttcaaaattttatctaATGGCAATGAATAGTTAGATTTAAGAAAAATTTAGATGTAACGATTTaaccacaaagaaaaagaattatggtAAAGACTtcacatttttcgttttttcttgtcCACTCTTGTGGTATAGAAAAATGATGACCTTGTCTGTCACTTCTCATTAGGTTAGAGCTCGTGATAGAAAGAAGTTCCTCAGCATCTGTCCCTTTTCCCACTAATCCAAAATTCATCAGGAGACATCAAAAACTAAATTCAATTTGGCATTTTAGGTTTGAGCAGTTCAGCGAGCTCGTCATCACGTAAGAGAGCATCATGTTATGTTACATTGTTAACACTTAAGGCAGGGTTGTGATTTTGAACTCTTTGTCATGTTATGTTACACTGTGAACATCAAATCCAGGGTTGAACTTTAACACATTTTGTGAAGGAGGAACGCATATACCACAGAGATTGCATGTTGAGGTTTGAAGTAATGTGGCAGTCTGATTACTTTGTTCTTTAGCCCTGACGATTGcgtcttttttcatttgttttacttttgatTGGTAACGAGAATAATGAGACATCTCAGCCAATGTGTTTGAGCCTTGCTTTTCAGCATAAGTGTGTTATGTGAAATGCATGACAGAATTGAAATGCaagtttttactttctttttattgattatatatatatatttttttttattattttttcaccaaGTCCTCAGTAGCATTTTGGTTTCCATACTAGTCACATCATTAAGTATATTATGGATTGAGTATaaccaaattatttttatataaacagtcATACCATCATTTTCACATACTACATAGAACCACCTTTCTTTTCTAAATACAGTCTATGTTTGGCTGATACACCTTAACTTGCAGGTAATTTATCCTCAACTTTGCAATTTTCAATGAAATTATAGCTTAGTTCATATTGGACTCAAATAATAGTAATCCAATATAtcaataccaaaaaatatattgtaatattcttTATCATGTGTGAAAGTAAACAAGGTACTTTTATTTGCCTTCAGAGTTCATGATAATATTAGGGCCATTGCTATATTTTGTGAGTAGTCGATTGATTATAGTGTATGATGTTAGATAAATGCATTGGCATCACTTAACTATCTTTGATATTGCACTGTGGCATTTTGCTTAACATTTACTTGGCCAAGATTGTGAAAGATTGGATTGTTGTGTGCAGGGTAATGAAGCATTTTTATTCTATATGAATGGgttttagatttatttaaaaaaggcatACCATGAAAACAAGATGCAGAATCAGGTTACTgcaatgagaaaaagagaattggtTTGTCTTTAGACATATATTTCTTATGTCTTGCCTTGAATTTTTCCAATGGAATGTTGAGAATTAGTCCAGTATCAGAAACGTCTTGACTGTTGGTTTGAGATAATGAGCATAATCCTAATAAAAGTCATGTTTAGTTTTATATCTACTAAGTTGCCTATTGCTCATCTTAacctctctttaatattttcatgCCATCATATCCAATTCTGTTATATATGACTGATTATCTTTTGTGATCTCCTTTCCAACATAGCTTTCCTTGACCTGTTCCTTCAGCATTCAGTCCAAATTATATCTTTCCGAATGTAGTCTCTAAACTTGTGTTACATCTAACTCCCTTTAAATCCATCTCTatgcattttctttatcattacagtcctaattttctttcatttactcttATATGCAGTAtgacatctaaaaaaaaagaagaaaaagttctATCTCTTGTTTGACTTCTTGGGTGTTTTGACATCCTTCATTCCACTTCAGAGTTATTAAAGAGCACTGTCACTGTTTCTGTCAAGACTTGAAAGTATGCTGCAAcgtcttttacttttcttcacctttactcTGCTTCAGGTATCTTGCAGTCACTCTTTCTAATTACTTACTAATGGATCTTTCTGCTGTTCagtccttttcttttccatatattgtttgtggtctcattatgtatttttatatatatatttatatatatatatatatatatatatatatatatatatatatatatatatatatatatatatatatatatatacctacatatatatacctacatacatatacatacatatatatatatatatattaattatatatatatatatatatttttttttttttttttttttttttttttttttttttttttttttttttttttttctgtctatatttgGTAAACTAATCTTTCTGAAGCATATTGATGACCTCCACAAACTCTTCATTTACCCATCAAGTCCACCCAATACCTTCTACCATCTCTGCTTTTGCGAGCAACACCACCCCACCAGCAAGAGATCACCACTGCCATTTGTGTGAAATTCTTATACTCAATCAGTTTTGTAGTGAACTGATAAAGTTACTTAATCAATCCTTATTTTACACACCATTTTTATTTGTAAGGAAAGTGTCTTGTGTTTTGATTGGTTTGTTTTTGATAAGTAGCAGTGTTGACATTTCTTTTGCTgttttatttgaatgttgttgttgttttttttatctagttttgctatttttatttgatGTGCTCTGATTTGATGTTGCTTGCTTATTGCCTGTGTGCCTGCCGCATGCTGTTTGCTTTCTCAACCTGGTAAGCAGTGAGAACAGAAGATCCGGAGGAAGATCTTGGTGACCAGATCACTGACGAGGAGTTCCTTGCCTCGGAAGCATGTAAGTTCCAGTAGATGTGTTTGTCTCGTGCCTTAGATTTGTCATTAATCATGCTTTGAAAGGGACGTTATATTAGGTATATCCCAGGTTTGTTTTGTTATAGATAACTATGTACTTTATATGCAGTGATATGaatagtcttttattttttttcaagtgatatATTGTATTAGGGTTGAGTATTTTAAGAAGATGCATGATTGTTAtccataaaatagaataaaatgtgtttatatattttaaggagataagtatagatagagaaacagtgTTGAAAGATTTAACAGTAAAATAAATTCATTTGGTATGCAACTTGTCTTAGGGCAAGTGATAGAATCATCAGCTTTTGCTATgctgcaatatttttttcctttgcaattGCAATTTGATTATGAatttactatataaatttttcataagGGAAGGTGATGtggcatgtatatttatttagccTATGTTTATTATTAGAACAgatgattaattatattttacccTCAGTTTTCAAGGAAGCATCAGACCTGGAAAGGCAGTTTAGGAGAAATCTTTCAACGCCCATGGGAAGGTAAGACACAGGCACTTGGTTTTAGTTggttatttatttgtaaatttacAGTCATAAACATGCAttctcactgtcactgtcactcacTAACTCTCACTCTCTTAAAATTCTTGCTCTCACCCTGACTCTCATATACGTTCTCATTAatctgacacacaaacacacacacacacagactctctctctctctctctctctctctctctctctctctctctctctctctctctctctctctctctctctctctctctctctctctctctctctctctctctctctctctcttctctctctctctctcactctctctctctctctctctctctctctctctcctctctctcttctctctctctctctctctctctctctctctctctctctctctctcctctctctctcctctctctctctctctctctctctctctctctctctctctctctctctctctctctctctctctctctctctctaccacacacacctcacaccaccccacaccacacacacacacacacacaccacacacacacacacacacacacacacacacacacacacacacacacacatacacacacattctactCCTTTTTTTGTACCTAATTTATTATCTAGCATTTGAAATATTGCTGCCGTATGTAAAACTATATTATGGAAAGCGCACACAGCATAACGTATGGTCCTACTAtgctaatgaataatgattaatggTCGATTCAGGTAAGTTGAGACCGACAGTATTGTGggtgaaaaaaagtgtttttgtgaATAAATGGAAATGGAAACTGGTGTATTTTCTGTGTTATAAATTATATGACAACACGGAAGCGAGAATTTTATTGTGTTAAGTTGGTATAAATGCACAGTACAGATTGTGAGTATTTTGTGGAAAAGTGTGAAATTGCATCAGTtttcgatacatatatatttttttaaggtttggaaCTGATTTGCG harbors:
- the LOC119574895 gene encoding serine-rich adhesin for platelets-like isoform X8 produces the protein MNFLRNLIQGTQSASKTDSGPKKKGAPAPPGLGGPEDNPEKEADDQKDTSVVAQSNVCVTQPSSPSLPPTNVSSPSLTKECENTSVTEETSFASCLTEETSTLSECCVLPSQNVTPASEASRAPAREHQADLLSNSVSDSVALNITQNGVKKDSEYESAEELDTPAGSAAVVEEPPSTSSNVAANQTQSSEQELGLPVPLGGNEETRNTEVIQNSVAKETESQVIQETVTGLSESDSKDIANTVSDSLVTVTKSEIIEESIQVLSDAGSKIDVTEPVKGETRIITTQTVETNGNLSEVHAKLSTTTENSLHRNTEKENICNGDDNCSKEITDNLHISCPVTDNQNNSNLISEPVNEKGVKVETNTENTQKTERNSSPLPPPEIAGDTEDIPIPPKKAYNLDFLDNLEDPNFNPFATKTVVRNTPPPSPEPNRKPLKPAVTKKKQVLGNGKAEIAKKETQAKEVEKSEKEQTATESKKD
- the LOC119574895 gene encoding lisH domain-containing protein C1711.05-like isoform X5 — encoded protein: MIGDVLDWDTGFQVLRLISYIMGLRQSKGAPAPPGLGGPEDNPEKEADDQKDTSVVAQSNVCVTQPSSPSLPPTNVSSPSLTKECENTSVTEETSFASCLTEETSTLSECCVLPSQNVTPASEASRAPAREHQADLLSNSVSDSVALNITQNGVKKDSEYESAEELDTPAGSAAVVEEPPSTSSNVAANQTQSSEQELGLPVPLGGNEETRNTEVIQNSVAKETESQVIQETVTGLSESDSKDIANTVSDSLVTVTKSEIIEESIQVLSDAGSKIDVTEPVKGETRIITTQTVETNGNLSEVHAKLSTTTENSLHRNTEKENICNGDDNCSKEITDNLHISCPVTDNQNNSNLISEPVNEKGVKVETNTENTQKTERNSSPLPPPEIAGDTEDIPIPPKKAYNLDFLDNLEDPNFNPFATKTVVRNTPPPSPEPNRKPLKPAVTKKKQVLGNGKAEIAKKETQAKEVEKSEKEQTATESKKD
- the LOC119574895 gene encoding lisH domain-containing protein C1711.05-like isoform X3, encoding MIGDVLDWDTGFQVLRLISYIMGLRQSKHKSLKQYSAVLALLRHLTDPSTWHSGLRAALRLATPGLQGTQSASKTDSGPKKKGAPAPPGLGGPEDNPEKEADDQKDTSVVAQSNVCVTQPSSPSLPPTNVSSPSLTKECENTSVTEETSFASCLTEETSTLSECCVLPSQNVTPASEASRAPAREHQADLLSNSDSEYESAEELDTPAGSAAVVEEPPSTSSNVAANQTQSSEQELGLPVPLGGNEETRNTEVIQNSVAKETESQVIQETVTGLSESDSKDIANTVSDSLVTVTKSEIIEESIQVLSDAGSKIDVTEPVKGETRIITTQTVETNGNLSEVHAKLSTTTENSLHRNTEKENICNGDDNCSKEITDNLHISCPVTDNQNNSNLISEPVNEKGVKVETNTENTQKTERNSSPLPPPEIAGDTEDIPIPPKKAYNLDFLDNLEDPNFNPFATKTVVRNTPPPSPEPNRKPLKPAVTKKKQVLGNGKAEIAKKETQAKEVEKSEKEQTATESKKD